The Zalophus californianus isolate mZalCal1 chromosome 7, mZalCal1.pri.v2, whole genome shotgun sequence genome includes a region encoding these proteins:
- the LOC113915700 gene encoding DLA class I histocompatibility antigen, A9/A9 alpha chain-like, whose amino-acid sequence MQVVMPRTLVLLLSGALAVTETWAGSHSLRYFYTGVSRPGRGEPRFIIVGYVDDTQFARFDSDSVSLRYEPRAPWIEREGPEYWDQETRRAKDSAQTFRVGLNTLRGYYNQSEAGSHTIQWMYGCDVGPDGKLLRGYSQDAYDGRDYIALNEDLRSWTAADTAAQISRRKWEAAGVAEQYRNYLEGTCVEWLGRYLEHGKETLQRAEPPKTDVTHHPISDQRVTLRCWALGFYPAEITLTWQRDGEDLTQDTELVETRPAGDGTFQKWAAVVVPSGREQRYTCHVQHEGLSEPLTLRWQPPPQPTIPITWIIAGVVLLAVTVALIGAGIWKMKRSGGKGPGYSHAAGDDSAQGSDVSLTAPQV is encoded by the exons ATGCAGGTCGTGATGCCCCGAACCCTCGTCCTGCTGCTGTCGGGGGCCCTGGCCGTGACCGAGACCTGGGCGG GCTCCCACTCCCTGAGGTATTTCTACACCGGTGTGTCCCGGCCCGGCCGCGGGGAGCCCCGCTTCATCATCGTCGGCTACGTGGACGACACGCAGTTCGCGCGGTTCGACAGCGACTCTGTCAGTCTGAGGTACGAGCCGCGGGCGCCGTGGATCGAGCGGGAGGGGCCGGAGTACTGGGACCAGGAGACGCGGAGAGCCAAGGACAGCGCACAGACTTTCCGAGTGGGCCTGAACACCCTGCGCGGCTACTACAACCAGAGCGAGGCCG GCTCTCACACCATCCAGTGGATGTACGGCTGTGACGTGGGCCCCGACGGGAAGCTCCTCCGCGGGTACAGTCAGGACGCCTACGACGGCAGGGATTACATCGCCCTGAACGAGGACCTGCGCTCCTGGACCGCGGCGGACACGGCGGCGCAGATCAGCCGCCGCAAGTGGGAGGCGGCCGGTGTGGCGGAGCAGTACAGGAACTACCTGGAGGGCACCTGCGTGGAGTGGCTCGGCAGGTACCTGGAGCACGGGAAGGAGACGCTGCAGCGCGCAG AACCCCCCAAAACAGATGTGACGCACCACCCCATCTCTGACCAAAGAGTCACCCTGAGGTGTTGGGCCCTGGGCTTCTACCCTGCGGAGATCACTCTGACCTGGCAGCGGGATGGGGAGGACCTGACCCAGGACACAGAGCTTGTGGAGACCAGGCCTGCAGGAGATGGGACCTTCCAGAAGTGGGCAGCAGTGGTGGTGCCTTCTGGACGGGAGCAGAGATACACGTGCCATGTGCAGCATGAAGGGCTGTCCGAGCCCCTCACCTTGAGATGGC aACCGCCGCCTCAGCCCACCATCCCCATCACCTGGATCATTGCTGGTGTGGTTCTCCTTGCGGTCACTGTGGCCCTGATTGGAGCTGGGATCTGGAAGATGAAGCGCTCAG GAGGGAAAGGACCAGGCTACTCTCATGCTGCAG GTGATGACAGTGCCCAGGGCTCTGATGTGTCTCTCACGGCTCCTCAAG tgtGA